Below is a genomic region from Burkholderia pyrrocinia.
GTCGCGGTCGATCCCGTGATCAGCTGCGGGCATTGCCATGCGTGCACGATCGGCCGGCGCAACGTGTGCCGGCACCTGACCGTGCTCGGCGTGCATCGCGACGGCGGGTTCAGCCAGTACACGTGCGTGCCGGCCGGCAATGCCTACCGGATTCCGGCGGAGATCGCCGATACCTGCGCGGCGATCGTCGAGCCGTTCGCGGTCGCCGCGAACGCGACGTCGCGCACCGGCGTGCTGCCGGGCGATGTCGCGCTGATCTATGGCGCGGGCACCGTCGGGCTGACGATCCTGCAGGTGCTCAAGCGCGTGTACGGCATCCGCGCGTTCATCACCGACCGGCTCGACGCGCGCCTGCAGCTCGCGCGCAAGTGCGGCGCGGCGGAGGACGAGGTCATCAACACGAGCGTCGAGTCGCTGCCGGACGCGCTGGAGAAGCGCGGCGTCGACGGCGGCCCGACGCTGATTTTCGATGCGGTCTGCCATCCGTCGATTCTCGAGGAAGCGGTGCGGCTTGCGGCGCCCGCCGGCCGGATCGGCGTGCTCGGCTTCTCGTCGGAACCGTCGGCGATCGTGCAGGCGGAACTGACGAAGAAGGAACTGACGCTCGCCGCGTCGCGGCTCAATTGCGCGATGTTCCCGCAGGTGATCGACTGGATCGGCCGCGGGCTGATCCAGCCGGAGCACATCGTCACGCACAAGGTCGGTTTCCGCGACGTCGCGCAGGCGTTCGAGATGGCCGAGCAGCGGCCTGCCGAGAGCTGCAAGATCCTGCTCGATTTCGCGGGCGATTGACGAGCGATACCGGCTCGCGCCGCGAGCCGGGGCGGCGGTTTCCGGTTCCGGATCGAACCGCACCACAAGAACTTCAGGAGACACGCAAGATGATCCGAATTCCGTTCGAGGAGTTGCAGGGCGCCATTTATCTCGCGCTCCTGAATGCGGGCATGAACGAGCACGACGCGGGCGTCTGCGCACGGGTTCATGCGGAGGCGACCTGCGACGGCGTCAATTCCCACGGCATCAATCGCGTCGCGCGCTTCGTCGACTACGTCCGCAAGGGCTGGGTGAATCTGCAGGGCGCACCCACGCCGGTCAAGCGCTTCGGCGCGATCGAGATCCTGGACGGCAATCGCGGCCCCGGCATTCTCAATGCGTTGTCCGTGACCGAGCGCGCGATGGCGATTGCGGACGAGCAGGGCGTCGGCATCGTCGCGCTGCGCAACACGACGCACTGGATGCG
It encodes:
- a CDS encoding Zn-dependent oxidoreductase, with the protein product MLSVVVDRPNSMSVREVPLPAPAAGEVRVKVRYAGICGSDLHIFHGKNPFVSYPRIIGHEFVGTIESVGDGVDAARLGETVAVDPVISCGHCHACTIGRRNVCRHLTVLGVHRDGGFSQYTCVPAGNAYRIPAEIADTCAAIVEPFAVAANATSRTGVLPGDVALIYGAGTVGLTILQVLKRVYGIRAFITDRLDARLQLARKCGAAEDEVINTSVESLPDALEKRGVDGGPTLIFDAVCHPSILEEAVRLAAPAGRIGVLGFSSEPSAIVQAELTKKELTLAASRLNCAMFPQVIDWIGRGLIQPEHIVTHKVGFRDVAQAFEMAEQRPAESCKILLDFAGD